A DNA window from Castanea sativa cultivar Marrone di Chiusa Pesio chromosome 7, ASM4071231v1 contains the following coding sequences:
- the LOC142642729 gene encoding uncharacterized protein LOC142642729, protein MGSASEIVAKLNLAAHPEGGFYSETFRDDSIVLSKSQLPPQYKVERAVSSCIYFLLPSGNVSRLHRLPCAETWHFYVGEPITVVELNDKDGQVKLTCLGPNLLDNQQPQYTVPPNVWFGSFPTKDISLSPDGTVLKAPPRDGETHFSLVGCTCAPAFQFQDFELAKRSELVLRFPNSEALISLLTFPE, encoded by the exons ATGGGTTCAGCATCAGAGATTGTAGCCAAGTTGAATCTGGCTGCCCACCCAGAAGGTGGGTTTTACTCTGAAACTTTCAGAGATGACTCCATCGTTCTCTCCAAGTCTCAGCTTCCCCCTCAGT ACAAGGTGGAACGAGCAGTGAGTTCGTGCATTTACTTTTTGCTACCGTCTGGGAATGTGTCTAGACTCCACCGTCTACCATGTGCAGAAACATGGCATTTTTATGTGGGAGAACCTATTACG GTAGTGGAATTGAATGACAAAGATGGGCAAGTGAAACTAACCTGCCTTGGACCCAATCTTCTTGACAATCAGCAACCGCAGTACACAGTGCCTCCAAATGTGTGGTTTGGTTCTTTTCCAACAAAGGACATCAGCCTTTCCCCTGATGGGACAGTGCTCAAAGCACCTCCAAGGGATGGTGAGACTCACTTCTCTCTTGTGGGCTGCACTTGTGCACCTGCCTTCCAATTTCAGGACTTCGAACTGGCAAAACGCTCAGAGCTTGTTTTACGCTTTCCGAATAGTGAGGCACTCATCTCTTTGCTCACCTTCCCTGAATGA
- the LOC142643153 gene encoding uncharacterized protein LOC142643153, giving the protein MRRTKLTNEEGEIIQVCPSQRDKILDECSRSLFGKFLKNRLFNQQAVKNILGATWKFGSDLKIIDVGEGLFQFKFAMESQLTWVLNNGPWSFDNYLLLLRRWEKGMNANTIKFTNCPMWVRVWGLPFELFSEDVVSDIGRGIGPVVEVDCKGAASDQAKFLRIRVEVPLEKLLSRGSKIKGLEGEVVWVDFKCERLISFCFRCGVLGHEVKICAATGKANTQENQYGD; this is encoded by the coding sequence ATGCGGAGAACTAAACTCACAAATGAAGAGGGTGAAATCATACAAGTTTGCCCAAGCCAAAGGGATAAAATTTTGGATGAATGTTCACGtagtttgtttggaaaattcTTAAAGAATAGACTGTTCAATCAACAAGCTGTGAAGAATATTTTGGGCGCTACATGGAAGTTTGGTTCGGACCTTAAGATTATCGACGTGGGTGAAGGACTATTCCAGTTCAAATTCGCTATGGAAAGCCAATTGACATGGGTTCTCAACAATGGACCATGGAGTTTTGACAACTATCTCCTACTACTTAGGCGATGGGAAAAGGGAATGAATGCAAACACGATAAAGTTTACTAACTGCCCAATGTGGGTGCGAGTTTGGGGCTTGCCTTTTGAACTCTTTAGTGAAGATGTAGTGAGCGACATTGGGAGAGGAATTGGTCCGGTGGTGGAAGTGGACTGCAAGGGAGCAGCATCAGATCAAGCTAAATTCCTTAGAATTAGAGTGGAGGTTCCATTGGAGAAACTGCTTTCGCGAGGCAGCAAAATCAAGGGACTAGAGGGCGAAGTTGTATGGGTAGATTTTAAGTGTGAAAGGCTGATCAGTTTTTGCTTTCGATGCGGTGTACTAGGCCATGAAGTCAAAATTTGTGCAGCAACAGGGAAGGCAAATACGCAGGAAAACCAATATGGGGACTAG
- the LOC142642730 gene encoding sm-like protein LSM1B: protein MSWAGPDDVLLSTSLASYLDKKLLVLLRDGRKLMGILRSFDQFANVVLQDACDRVIVGELYCDIPLGLYVIRGENVVLIGELDLDKEELPPNMTRVSEAEIKRAQKAERDATDLKGSMRKRMEFLDFD from the exons ATGTCGTGGGCTGGCCCTGATGATGTCTTGCTCTCCACCTCTCTTGCTAGCTATCTTGACA AAAAACTTCTTGTCTTGTTGAGAGATGGTCGAAAGCTCATGGGGATACTACGTTCTTTTGATCAATTTG CTAATGTTGTTCTTCAAGATGCATGTGATAGAGTTATTGTTGGCGAACTTTATTGTGACATCCCCTTGGGTCTATATGTAATCCGTGGGGAGAATGTTGTCTTAATTGGAGAGCTG GACTTGGATAAGGAAGAGCTTCCCCCAAATATGACTCGTGTGTCAGAAGCAGAGATAAAAAGG GCTCAGAAAGCAGAAAGGGATGCTACAGATCTGAAGGGCTCCATGAGAAAAAGAATGGAGTTCCTTGATTTTGACTGA